One window of Desulfovibrio subterraneus genomic DNA carries:
- a CDS encoding S-layer homology domain-containing protein yields MLRAILFRDSFRRLVCLGMVVVAAGLLGCAKTQRGAKGMLDTPLHHYETGMRQIDGGKPDAALQSFNTALQLNAEYGPALAGKGLVLAMNGTVGEALELIRSGQQNADRNSGSPERMWALVAEQRAFIALHEKGMTSDSVLLRETRRAFNDARIADEQAAMPWYWEGVAYLRALEFDDARSFFREAQARDQGYAELAGKKLELLEKIIKASLKTSVGKRIALVDQLSRADMAALLVEELGVEKFFEGTELPDISTFAAPRSGTADAAGQGLDTTDIQGHPLAADIRAVLPYRMRGLQPYADGSFQPDKPVTRAEMALILEDIYIRARNDSALATRFMGQDSPFPDVRSDHPYFNSVMFVTSRGLMHADLAKGLFRPLDPVSGVDAVLFINAMKTELDVF; encoded by the coding sequence ATGCTACGCGCAATTCTCTTCAGGGATTCTTTCAGGCGGCTGGTCTGCCTCGGCATGGTGGTCGTTGCGGCCGGTCTGCTCGGGTGCGCCAAGACGCAGCGCGGGGCAAAGGGCATGCTTGATACGCCCTTGCATCACTACGAAACCGGTATGCGGCAGATAGACGGCGGCAAGCCCGACGCTGCGCTGCAATCCTTCAATACCGCCCTGCAGCTGAATGCCGAATATGGTCCGGCCCTTGCGGGCAAAGGGCTTGTTCTGGCCATGAACGGTACTGTTGGCGAGGCTCTTGAGCTTATCCGCTCCGGTCAGCAGAACGCCGACAGAAACAGCGGTTCGCCCGAGCGCATGTGGGCTCTGGTGGCAGAACAGCGCGCCTTCATTGCCCTGCATGAAAAGGGCATGACCTCGGATTCCGTGTTGCTGCGAGAAACCCGACGGGCATTTAACGATGCCCGTATAGCGGATGAGCAGGCGGCCATGCCGTGGTACTGGGAAGGTGTTGCCTATCTGCGTGCGCTAGAGTTCGACGATGCCCGCAGCTTTTTCAGGGAGGCGCAGGCGCGTGATCAGGGCTATGCAGAACTCGCAGGGAAGAAGCTGGAGCTTCTGGAAAAGATCATCAAGGCATCATTGAAGACATCCGTGGGCAAACGCATAGCTCTGGTGGACCAGTTGAGCCGTGCCGATATGGCGGCCCTGCTGGTTGAGGAGCTCGGCGTGGAAAAGTTCTTTGAAGGGACAGAATTGCCGGATATAAGCACCTTTGCCGCGCCGCGTTCCGGTACGGCGGATGCAGCCGGACAGGGTTTAGACACCACAGATATTCAGGGGCACCCGCTGGCAGCTGACATACGGGCCGTGCTGCCATACCGCATGCGCGGACTGCAGCCCTATGCCGACGGCAGCTTTCAGCCAGACAAGCCCGTTACCCGAGCTGAAATGGCGCTCATACTGGAAGATATCTATATCCGTGCACGGAACGATTCGGCCCTCGCCACCCGCTTCATGGGACAGGATTCTCCGTTCCCCGACGTGCGCAGCGATCATCCCTATTTCAACTCGGTGATGTTCGTCACCTCGCGCGGGCTTATGCATGCCGATCTTGCCAAGGGTCTGTTCAGGCCGCTGGACCCGGTTTCCGGTGTTGATGCCGTGTTGTTCATCAATGCCATGAAGACCGAGCTGGATGTTTTTTAG
- a CDS encoding LPP20 family lipoprotein: MRFMRSMAAATACLLLLAAQAFAQDFGNADYVQDMDTGAVNWQTGYVTAKGIGVPPPNSVSLAQARGMAIRAATVDARRNLLSMIKGVQIDAQTTVQNAMIADDTVVERVRGFLQNSQILDTAYMSDGSVEVSVGMNLRGGLANALIPPETPFFVPGGSMLAPSPVPGPVPQMTDNGTVPAHGTEGPLAPAPENNAPFTGLLVDARGLGARPAMSPRLLDETGKEVYGTASVSREYAIQQGMAGYGKDMDKAAANPRVAGHPLVVKAVAVDGKARTNLVISNDDAAKLRELAPGQDFLEKCRVMIVLD, encoded by the coding sequence ATGCGCTTCATGAGATCAATGGCTGCCGCAACGGCTTGTCTGCTTCTGCTGGCGGCACAGGCATTTGCTCAGGATTTCGGTAACGCCGATTATGTGCAGGACATGGATACCGGCGCGGTCAACTGGCAGACAGGCTATGTAACCGCCAAGGGCATAGGTGTGCCGCCGCCAAACTCCGTCAGCCTTGCACAGGCACGCGGCATGGCCATCCGCGCTGCAACGGTTGATGCACGGCGCAATCTGCTTTCGATGATCAAGGGCGTTCAGATTGATGCGCAGACCACCGTGCAGAATGCCATGATTGCGGATGATACCGTTGTGGAGCGTGTGCGCGGTTTTCTGCAAAATTCCCAGATTCTTGATACTGCTTATATGTCCGACGGATCTGTTGAGGTCTCCGTGGGCATGAACCTGCGCGGCGGGCTCGCCAATGCGCTCATACCGCCCGAAACGCCGTTCTTTGTTCCGGGTGGTTCCATGCTTGCACCGTCGCCTGTTCCCGGCCCCGTGCCGCAGATGACGGATAACGGCACGGTTCCGGCTCACGGCACTGAGGGGCCGCTTGCTCCCGCACCGGAAAATAACGCACCGTTCACCGGCCTTCTGGTCGACGCGCGCGGTCTTGGTGCCCGACCTGCCATGAGCCCCCGTCTGCTGGACGAGACTGGCAAGGAAGTATACGGCACCGCCTCCGTAAGCCGTGAATATGCCATTCAGCAGGGCATGGCGGGATATGGCAAGGATATGGACAAGGCTGCGGCCAATCCCCGCGTTGCCGGCCATCCGCTGGTGGTCAAGGCTGTCGCTGTGGACGGCAAGGCCCGCACCAATCTGGTCATATCCAATGATGATGCGGCTAAGCTGAGAGAACTTGCTCCCGGGCAGGATTTTCTCGAAAAATGCCGCGTTATGATCGTGCTTGATTAA
- a CDS encoding tetratricopeptide repeat protein produces MCRAVIRLCLALLFSGVVCVTVGNILSAERALAETGPVATGPYATDSDVTNSDAIGSDAIGSVVILSAATGSQESGGQVAGTQTNGLPAIGLPVTKGSDGDPLDERMLQAADLHYKGQLQAARTLFGQVVRDDPDNAFALNQLGLISAKLERFEDAARFFSDVAAKHADNTFARLWLGVLHLQNGRKDEARGFFRQVLKIDGRNADACYFLGVMAAVDHDGARAVEWLRKAQAFGSDDPETHYRLAGAFLSMDMPMNARLEFERTLALNPRHTKAMHGLGWVLFNQGYEDHAVRLWEKVLKINGADAEARSSLAKVMNDRAYAAYEKGNSRLAAELWERTLRYETDNKAARYYLRKLGR; encoded by the coding sequence ATGTGCCGCGCCGTGATTCGCCTGTGTCTGGCTTTGCTGTTTTCGGGAGTGGTCTGCGTTACGGTGGGCAACATTCTGAGTGCGGAACGGGCGCTTGCCGAGACTGGCCCCGTTGCGACTGGCCCATATGCGACCGATTCTGATGTGACCAATTCTGATGCGATCGGTTCTGATGCGATCGGTTCTGTTGTGATTCTCTCTGCTGCGACTGGCTCTCAGGAAAGCGGGGGACAGGTGGCCGGAACTCAGACGAACGGGCTTCCGGCGATCGGGCTTCCGGTAACCAAAGGATCGGACGGCGACCCGCTGGACGAGCGCATGTTGCAGGCAGCAGACCTGCATTACAAAGGGCAGCTGCAGGCGGCGCGCACCCTGTTCGGGCAGGTGGTGCGGGATGATCCGGATAACGCCTTTGCTCTTAACCAGCTCGGACTCATAAGTGCCAAGCTTGAGCGTTTTGAGGATGCTGCGCGATTTTTCTCGGACGTTGCCGCAAAGCATGCCGATAATACCTTTGCCCGATTGTGGCTCGGGGTGCTGCATTTGCAGAACGGGCGCAAGGATGAAGCCCGTGGATTTTTCAGACAGGTATTGAAGATAGACGGGCGTAATGCCGACGCATGTTATTTTCTGGGCGTCATGGCAGCCGTGGACCACGACGGAGCACGGGCTGTGGAATGGCTGCGCAAGGCTCAGGCCTTCGGGTCGGATGATCCCGAAACCCACTACCGCCTTGCAGGGGCTTTTCTGTCCATGGATATGCCCATGAATGCGCGGCTGGAATTTGAGCGCACGCTTGCCCTGAACCCCCGCCATACCAAGGCCATGCACGGTCTGGGGTGGGTGCTGTTCAATCAGGGGTATGAAGATCACGCCGTGCGCCTGTGGGAAAAGGTGCTGAAGATCAACGGCGCAGACGCCGAGGCCCGTTCCAGCCTTGCCAAGGTGATGAACGACAGGGCCTATGCCGCGTATGAAAAAGGGAACTCACGGCTCGCCGCAGAGCTTTGGGAACGCACCCTGCGATATGAGACGGATAACAAGGCGGCCAGATACTATTTGCGGAAACTTGGTCGCTAA
- a CDS encoding N-acetylmuramoyl-L-alanine amidase, giving the protein MMTRRHFLQRMGAGLAAQGLLNAFAAFAPATAHALLPPPDEVLLNAGTNATAAPETLSKVFELAVRGQNLLAEGRYAEALTVLRNAASLEAQSDFVQGLLGRTLLALGDRKGATAHFRHAANLNPEDTYSRMMADMLSQHPEHRLDRRSTSDDAGQSGMPDAGVDTSGMARDTDRNTDGRKLTPLENAARQEETDMARLLADTPDTQAGYRVRRVVLDAGHGGFDSGAVGTEGLMEKDVNLELALACASVLRQRAPALRVFLTRTGDYYVPLSARTAVANQHSADLFISFHCNASENRAAQGVETYFCSEQASSKEAQRVARFENAVLRYEKTAATQQDADAVNIENLLFRYERRRYWQAADAAAGIMQKLLAKRLHFPDRGVHSADFYVLRKARMPSILLETGFISNDSEERLLSDAAYRQRMAASVASGIMNLAGKGGQA; this is encoded by the coding sequence ATGATGACGAGAAGACACTTTCTGCAACGCATGGGAGCGGGGCTTGCTGCTCAGGGGCTGCTGAACGCGTTCGCTGCCTTTGCACCCGCAACGGCTCATGCCTTGCTGCCTCCGCCGGATGAGGTCCTGCTGAATGCGGGAACCAACGCCACAGCCGCGCCGGAAACCCTCTCCAAAGTATTTGAACTGGCCGTGCGCGGGCAGAATCTGCTTGCAGAAGGCAGGTATGCCGAGGCGCTCACGGTTCTGCGCAATGCCGCATCTCTCGAAGCACAAAGCGATTTCGTGCAGGGGCTTCTCGGCAGAACCTTGCTTGCTCTCGGTGACCGGAAAGGAGCCACCGCACATTTTCGCCATGCCGCCAACCTGAATCCGGAAGATACCTATTCGCGCATGATGGCGGATATGCTTTCCCAGCATCCTGAGCACCGCCTGGACCGGCGTTCAACGTCTGATGATGCAGGGCAGTCCGGTATGCCGGATGCGGGAGTGGATACGTCCGGCATGGCGCGTGATACGGATCGGAATACGGATGGCAGAAAGTTGACGCCGCTGGAAAACGCCGCAAGGCAGGAAGAGACAGACATGGCCCGGCTGCTTGCGGATACGCCTGACACGCAGGCAGGTTACCGCGTCCGCCGTGTTGTGCTGGATGCCGGTCACGGCGGGTTCGACAGCGGTGCAGTGGGTACCGAGGGGCTGATGGAAAAGGACGTGAATCTTGAGCTGGCGCTTGCCTGTGCCTCCGTGCTGCGGCAGCGGGCACCGGCATTGCGTGTGTTTCTCACCCGCACAGGGGATTACTATGTCCCTCTGAGCGCCCGTACCGCCGTTGCCAACCAGCATAGCGCGGACCTGTTCATCTCCTTCCACTGCAATGCCAGCGAAAACAGGGCTGCACAGGGGGTGGAAACCTATTTCTGTTCCGAGCAGGCTTCCAGCAAGGAAGCGCAGCGGGTGGCCCGTTTCGAGAATGCCGTTCTGCGATATGAAAAGACGGCTGCGACACAACAGGATGCCGATGCCGTGAACATCGAGAATCTTCTCTTCCGCTACGAACGACGCCGTTACTGGCAGGCAGCGGATGCTGCCGCAGGCATCATGCAGAAGTTGCTCGCCAAGCGGCTGCACTTTCCTGATCGTGGAGTGCATTCGGCTGATTTTTATGTGCTCAGAAAGGCGCGCATGCCTTCCATCCTGCTGGAAACAGGATTCATTTCCAACGACAGTGAAGAGCGACTGTTGTCCGATGCCGCATACCGGCAGCGCATGGCCGCTTCGGTTGCATCGGGTATCATGAATCTTGCAGGGAAAGGGGGGCAGGCATAA
- a CDS encoding multidrug effflux MFS transporter, translating into MPNFVLILLLSAFPALSTDMYLPAIPTLCDLWQISLAQANLSLVVFFISFSACLLVHGPLSDRYGRRPVLLWGISLYVVGCLLCASSTSITMLVFSRIVQAMGAAAASAMSLALAKDLYDGEGRKKLLAYLGVIVPLCPMVAPTIGAFMLSHVSWRGIFLSQAILSLTALYGAFRLTEPLQEKGSGGFSAAVGRYRDLLRNKAYLGYAISFSLLGFPFFAYIASSADIFITGFGMTEQTYGLYFAFNAFALMIGSFLCSRLCVGIASRTILLVSVTGMICSAAAMLYLGGDTPVLFALPMFAYSMFLGMSRPISNHMILEQVQKDAGTASSLLTFFFFICGAIAMETISFNWESKPLAIAVMGLAATITPLIVVIKIRERG; encoded by the coding sequence ATGCCCAATTTTGTTCTCATTCTGCTGTTGTCGGCATTCCCCGCCCTGTCCACAGACATGTATCTGCCTGCCATTCCCACCCTGTGCGATCTGTGGCAGATATCTCTTGCGCAGGCCAATCTTTCGCTTGTGGTGTTCTTCATCAGCTTCAGCGCCTGCCTGCTCGTGCACGGACCGCTTTCCGATCGGTACGGGAGACGCCCCGTCCTACTCTGGGGCATCAGCCTTTATGTGGTCGGGTGCCTGCTTTGCGCATCTTCCACCTCCATCACCATGCTCGTTTTTTCCCGCATTGTGCAGGCAATGGGAGCGGCAGCCGCCTCCGCCATGTCGCTGGCTCTGGCCAAGGATCTGTATGACGGCGAAGGCCGCAAAAAGCTGCTGGCCTATCTTGGCGTCATCGTACCGCTCTGTCCCATGGTGGCCCCCACCATCGGCGCATTCATGCTGAGCCATGTTTCGTGGCGCGGCATATTTCTCTCGCAGGCCATATTGTCCCTCACTGCGCTGTATGGTGCATTTCGCCTGACCGAACCTCTTCAGGAAAAAGGCAGCGGCGGCTTTTCCGCTGCAGTGGGCCGCTACCGCGACCTGCTCCGCAACAAGGCCTATCTTGGTTATGCCATTTCGTTTTCCCTGCTCGGCTTTCCCTTCTTCGCCTACATTGCGTCGTCGGCTGATATTTTCATCACCGGCTTCGGCATGACAGAGCAGACATACGGCCTTTATTTCGCCTTTAACGCCTTTGCGCTGATGATCGGTTCGTTCCTGTGCTCGCGCCTGTGCGTAGGCATTGCCTCGCGCACCATCCTGCTCGTTTCCGTAACGGGGATGATATGTTCCGCAGCCGCCATGCTCTATCTTGGTGGCGACACGCCCGTGCTCTTTGCCCTGCCCATGTTTGCCTATTCCATGTTCCTCGGCATGAGCCGCCCCATCAGCAACCACATGATTCTCGAACAGGTGCAGAAGGATGCAGGCACGGCCTCATCACTGCTCACCTTTTTCTTCTTCATCTGCGGTGCCATTGCCATGGAGACAATCTCCTTCAACTGGGAATCCAAACCGCTGGCCATTGCCGTCATGGGACTGGCTGCCACGATCACCCCGCTTATCGTGGTCATCAAGATACGGGAACGCGGCTAG
- a CDS encoding sirohydrochlorin cobaltochelatase: MKRGILLVVFGANSKQANDTLSLVDDRVRSAFPGVNVRWAFTSELIRDRLAEQRVKTDSVRKALEKMGFEKYTHVAVQSLHIIPGAEYEDLLADGEQMRMQKRLQNVVVGSPLLHTDEDVQRAAEAMLRHLPALRQAGDAVVFMGHGTWHSGDSRYEDLSRAVRSRDEGVFIGTMDGSHTIEDILPALKAGAFRRVWLLPLLSVVGRHARKDMAGEGPDSWKSHIEAAGFECIPVLVGVAEYPGFVDIWIRHLGEALRMLESE, translated from the coding sequence ATGAAACGTGGTATTCTTCTCGTCGTATTTGGCGCGAACAGCAAACAGGCCAACGACACCCTTTCCCTTGTGGACGACAGGGTGCGTTCCGCGTTTCCCGGAGTGAACGTGCGCTGGGCCTTCACATCCGAACTCATCCGTGACCGCCTTGCGGAGCAGAGGGTGAAGACGGATTCCGTGCGCAAGGCGCTGGAAAAGATGGGGTTTGAAAAATACACCCACGTGGCTGTGCAATCGTTACACATCATCCCCGGTGCCGAGTATGAAGATCTGCTGGCTGATGGCGAGCAGATGCGCATGCAGAAACGCCTGCAGAATGTGGTGGTGGGCAGCCCGCTGCTGCATACGGATGAGGATGTGCAGCGTGCGGCAGAAGCCATGTTGCGTCATCTTCCCGCGCTGCGTCAGGCGGGTGATGCCGTGGTGTTCATGGGACACGGCACGTGGCATTCCGGCGATTCACGGTACGAAGACCTTTCCCGCGCCGTGCGGAGCAGGGATGAAGGCGTTTTTATCGGCACCATGGACGGAAGCCACACCATCGAAGATATTCTTCCCGCTCTGAAAGCCGGAGCATTCAGGCGTGTGTGGCTGCTGCCGTTGCTTTCCGTTGTCGGCCGCCATGCCCGCAAGGATATGGCCGGAGAAGGGCCGGACTCGTGGAAATCGCATATCGAGGCCGCAGGGTTCGAATGTATCCCCGTGCTTGTGGGGGTGGCAGAGTATCCGGGTTTTGTCGATATTTGGATACGGCATCTGGGCGAGGCGCTGCGGATGCTTGAATCTGAATGA
- the rfbB gene encoding dTDP-glucose 4,6-dehydratase, which yields MRLLVTGGCGFIGSNYIQYLFRNDDSVVVVNLDKLTYAGNPLNLKNIEDQHGGTRYFFEKADIADPVEVRRIIEEHGIEAVVNFAAETHVDRSINDPAPFVTTNVLGTQNLLTTARALGIERFVHVSTDEVYGDLGPADPRFTEQTPLKPSSPYSASKAAADMLAYAFYRTYGYPVCITRCSNNYGPYQFPEKLIPLMFKLASSNSPLPVYGDGSNIRDWIHVDDHCHGVHLTLLKGIPGKAYNFGGNAERTNMEVVRAILSLLGKPESLISYVKDRPGHDRRYAMDYSLAQKELGYEPAYTFERGIAETIAWYQANGEWLESVESGAYREFMQKWYGDR from the coding sequence ATGCGACTTCTTGTAACGGGCGGCTGCGGCTTCATCGGTTCCAATTACATACAGTACCTGTTCCGCAACGATGATTCCGTTGTCGTGGTGAACCTGGACAAGCTCACATATGCCGGCAACCCGCTCAATCTCAAGAACATCGAAGACCAGCACGGCGGCACACGCTATTTCTTCGAAAAGGCGGACATAGCCGATCCTGTCGAGGTTCGCCGCATCATCGAAGAGCACGGCATTGAGGCCGTGGTCAACTTTGCGGCGGAAACCCACGTGGACCGCTCCATCAACGACCCCGCCCCCTTTGTCACCACCAACGTGCTGGGGACGCAGAACCTGCTGACCACGGCCCGTGCGCTCGGCATTGAACGCTTTGTGCACGTTTCCACAGACGAAGTGTACGGCGACCTCGGCCCTGCCGACCCGCGCTTTACCGAGCAGACGCCGCTCAAGCCGAGCAGCCCTTATTCCGCTTCCAAGGCTGCGGCAGACATGCTTGCCTATGCCTTTTACCGCACATACGGCTATCCCGTCTGCATTACCCGCTGTTCCAACAACTACGGTCCCTACCAGTTTCCGGAAAAACTCATTCCGCTCATGTTCAAGCTGGCGAGCAGCAATTCTCCGCTCCCCGTATACGGTGACGGCAGCAACATCCGTGACTGGATTCATGTAGACGACCACTGCCACGGCGTACACCTGACCCTGCTCAAGGGCATTCCCGGCAAGGCCTACAACTTCGGCGGCAACGCGGAACGGACCAACATGGAAGTGGTGCGTGCCATCCTTTCCCTGCTGGGCAAGCCGGAAAGCCTCATATCCTATGTGAAGGACCGCCCCGGCCACGACCGCCGGTACGCCATGGACTATTCACTTGCACAGAAAGAGCTGGGATACGAGCCCGCATACACCTTTGAACGGGGAATTGCGGAAACCATCGCATGGTATCAGGCCAACGGCGAGTGGCTGGAAAGTGTGGAATCGGGCGCATATCGCGAATTCATGCAGAAATGGTATGGTGATCGGTAA
- the rfbD gene encoding dTDP-4-dehydrorhamnose reductase, with protein MDQSSVSSTPARRAIVLGGKTGLFGSTLARTLRDAGWIVHAPGREDVDLFSEDALAAYIDACEPDMVFNTVAYTQVDKAEDEPEQARRVNRGLPANLGQVLRTRPVRCLHISTDFVFNGKQSTPYTVEDTPDPQSVYGSTKLEGELALLERIPDRAIIARTAWLFGPGKKNFVQTILGLCRERSSLNVVHDQVGSPTYTVDLAAMCLQLAKHETSGLYHLVNAGQASWCELAAEAAALAELPCAVHAIPSNEYPQKACRPAYSVLDTSRFTETTGITPRPWIQALRDYIFHDLWNTELIQNTSQHSR; from the coding sequence ATGGACCAGAGTTCCGTTTCTTCCACTCCCGCTCGGAGAGCCATTGTCCTTGGCGGCAAGACCGGCCTGTTCGGCAGCACGCTTGCCCGCACCCTGCGCGATGCCGGATGGATAGTACATGCCCCCGGCCGCGAAGACGTGGACCTGTTCAGTGAAGATGCCCTTGCCGCATACATAGACGCCTGCGAACCGGACATGGTTTTCAATACCGTGGCCTACACGCAGGTGGACAAGGCGGAGGACGAGCCGGAACAGGCACGCCGCGTAAACAGGGGCCTGCCCGCCAATCTGGGACAAGTGCTGCGCACCCGTCCTGTGCGTTGCCTGCACATAAGCACGGATTTCGTCTTCAACGGCAAACAGAGCACTCCCTACACGGTGGAAGACACCCCCGACCCGCAGTCCGTATATGGCAGCACCAAACTCGAAGGCGAGCTGGCATTGCTGGAGCGCATTCCCGACAGGGCCATCATAGCCCGCACGGCATGGCTCTTCGGACCGGGTAAAAAGAATTTTGTGCAGACCATTCTGGGATTGTGCCGCGAGCGCAGTTCGCTCAACGTGGTGCACGATCAGGTGGGCTCGCCAACCTATACGGTTGATCTGGCGGCTATGTGCCTGCAACTGGCAAAGCATGAAACCAGCGGCCTGTATCATCTCGTCAACGCTGGCCAGGCAAGCTGGTGTGAACTGGCAGCGGAAGCCGCCGCACTGGCAGAACTGCCATGTGCTGTACACGCCATTCCCTCAAACGAATATCCGCAGAAGGCATGCCGCCCTGCCTATTCCGTGCTGGACACATCACGCTTCACGGAAACAACGGGAATCACTCCCCGGCCATGGATTCAGGCCCTGCGCGACTACATCTTCCACGATCTCTGGAACACCGAACTCATCCAGAACACCTCCCAGCACAGCCGGTAA
- the lpxB gene encoding lipid-A-disaccharide synthase — translation MTKSGTIWINAGEMSGDMHGGKLMAALLRKAPQLEFCGMGGPEMRDQGLDAVLRVEDLSVMGFTEVLGHIPRIFQMLKRIKAELALRRPRAVILIDAPEFNFRVAKYAHALGIPVYYYISPKLWAWRTGRAKFIAKYITRMISILPFEIEFYKQFGMTVDYVGNPLVDMVDWPTIDHIEPVRGRIGLLPGSRRKEIEPLMPEFARAATILAKDMPHLEFHCIQAPGVEQSRLRELWLSDVPLTIHSPLNRYAFMRGCEMLMAASGTVTLESALIGTPTLVAYKLSKLTYAIGKRVVKVPYVALPNLIMGREVFPELLQDKADGTVLAEHARAWLTNPEAIGAVRADLAQLRTMLGEPGAPDRAAQVILQDF, via the coding sequence ATGACGAAATCAGGCACCATATGGATAAATGCCGGAGAGATGTCCGGCGACATGCACGGCGGCAAGCTCATGGCCGCCCTGCTCCGCAAAGCCCCGCAACTTGAATTCTGCGGCATGGGCGGACCGGAAATGCGCGATCAGGGACTGGATGCCGTGCTGCGGGTGGAAGACCTCTCCGTCATGGGCTTCACCGAAGTGCTCGGGCACATTCCCCGCATCTTTCAGATGCTGAAGCGCATCAAGGCGGAACTGGCTCTGCGCAGGCCGCGCGCCGTCATCCTTATCGATGCGCCGGAATTCAACTTCCGCGTGGCCAAGTATGCCCACGCGCTGGGTATTCCCGTCTACTACTACATTTCGCCCAAACTTTGGGCATGGCGAACAGGCCGGGCCAAGTTCATTGCCAAATACATAACCCGCATGATCTCCATTCTGCCCTTCGAGATCGAGTTCTACAAACAGTTCGGCATGACTGTGGATTATGTGGGCAATCCCCTTGTGGACATGGTGGACTGGCCGACCATAGACCACATAGAGCCTGTGCGGGGGCGTATAGGCCTGCTGCCCGGCAGCCGCCGGAAAGAGATTGAACCGCTTATGCCGGAATTTGCCAGGGCGGCAACCATTCTGGCCAAGGATATGCCGCATCTGGAATTTCACTGCATACAGGCTCCGGGGGTGGAGCAAAGCCGCCTGCGCGAACTGTGGCTTTCGGACGTGCCGCTGACCATCCACAGCCCGTTGAACCGCTACGCCTTCATGCGAGGCTGCGAAATGCTCATGGCCGCCTCCGGCACCGTGACACTGGAAAGCGCCCTCATCGGCACGCCCACGCTGGTGGCATACAAGCTCTCGAAACTGACCTACGCCATTGGCAAACGGGTGGTGAAGGTGCCTTACGTTGCCCTGCCCAACCTCATCATGGGCCGCGAAGTTTTTCCGGAACTGCTGCAGGACAAGGCAGACGGCACAGTGCTGGCGGAACACGCCCGTGCATGGCTCACCAATCCCGAGGCCATTGGAGCCGTGCGTGCAGACCTTGCGCAACTGCGCACCATGCTTGGAGAACCCGGCGCACCGGACCGTGCAGCGCAGGTGATTCTACAGGATTTCTAG